The nucleotide sequence TTTTCCCGCGCTGAGCTGATGCCTACTGTTCCTAATTTTTTCCCCATCGAAACAGGTTCGCCTTGTTCGACATTAATATCGCCAAAATTCCCCAAAAAGCCTTCCCAGCCATTGCCAAAGTTAATCCGTATCACTTTCCCAAATTTTTCATTCTCACTGACTTCGAGTACAACTCCTTCCTGGGGGCTGAGTACAGCAGTCCCCAGCGTACTTTCAATTTCAATGCCGCTGCTAATTGTACCGTCATCATTCTTGCTCTCAAACGCCACTTTGACAGCTCCGGCTACCGGAGGATAAAAAATCTCTTCTTTAACAGAATTCACCGGCAGGCTTTCAGTGTTCTGAAGGCCTATTGCTTCTTTCGCCATCGTGTTTAATGCCGCATAGATATTTCCGCTGTTCATACCGCCCTGATAAACAGTATAGACGCCTTTGGAAACAAAATCCTCCCCGCTGGCGCTGAAGACAATCGTTAAAAACAAAAAAGCTGAAAGAAGTACTCTTTTCTGACTGCCGTTCCAACCAGCCAAAAGACCTCCGGAAGGTCTTTTATCGAAATAAGTCCGATGATCTTTCCAGTTGCTCCTGATATATTCCTGATCATCCCTGTAACCACGTCCGATCTCCCGGGCAGCCTTTTCAAATTCCCAGTCATCCCAGCGCTCAAACGGATCCATTCATCCACCGCCTTATAAAGGTTTTCCTTCAGGGAGACAACCCTTATAAAGAATATGAAAAAATACGAAAAAAAGAACATCTTCCAGACGAAAATGTTCTTTTAGAAATTTCTTTAGAGATCCGAATAATGGTCTGTTAACTTTTATCCATTGAAAGTGTCAGAACATTCGTCGCTCTCCTCTGAGACTTACACTTAAGACCAACCCGACCGCAAGCATATTTGCCCACATTGAGCTGCCCCCGGAAGTAATAAACGGCAGGGGAATTCCAGTGACAGGCATAATCCCTGAAGCCATCCCTACATTGATGAAAACATGAAATACAATCATCGATACAACTCCGGAGACAATCAGAACTCCATACCTGTCCCTCGATTTGGTAGCTACAGTGATCATCCGCAGAAGCAGAATACAGAAGACGAAAAGCAGTATCGATGTTCCGATAAAGCCAAACTCCTCGCCCACAACAGAAAATATGAAATCTGTATGATGCTCAGGTAAAAAATTATACTGGGCTTGGGTACCCTGCTGATACCCTTTGCCCCAAATACCTCCGGAACCTATGGCCCACACCGACTGAATAACATGATATCCATCTCCTGAAGTGTCCTTGGCGGGATCCAGAAAAGCAATGAACCGGTTGATCTGATAATCTTTCAAAGGGAGTGGTAATCCTTCCAGAAATTTCAGCGGCCCGGGAAGGTTCGTGGATAAATGCAATGCAACAGCACCAATAGCCGTCCCAATGCAGCCGACAATTACCGCCCCAAATTTAATCGGATTCGCCCCGGCAGCAAACATCATTCCAATAAAAATCGCGCCGAACACCATCGCAGTCCCTAAATCAGGCTGAAGAAATATTAATAAAGTAGGCGGTAGTACAAACAGCAGGGGCAGAATAAAATCCTTTACATTGTTCAGCTTTCCTTCCCTCTCATTGAGAAAGCTGGCAAATGTAACAATCAGCAGTACTTTGGCAAATTCCGAGGGCTGAATGCTTTGCGTAGAGGTGATAGGTATCCAGCGCTGTGCGCCCTTGGCTTCAGAACCAAAAGCAAAAACGAGAAGAAGCAGGAATATATTGAAAGCATAGATCCAGATACCAATCTTTTTATAGTTTTCATAATCAGTGAACGCAATAATAACTGCGAGAACAATTCCCGTAGCGATCCAGACCACCTGAGTTTTTACATAATGATACGGGTCTGACGCCATAACATTAATGGAAGCCGTGCTTAAGATCAGCAGACTCGCCCCTAAAAGCAGCACAAGTGCCAGGACCATTCCAAAATCGAGACCTCTAATAAAATTCCAATTTCTTTCTTTTATCATATAATACTCCATATATCGGCTGCTACCCAAAATTATATCACAGATCTCTCCATTCACAATGCTAACTTGACTGAAGCATTTGGTATTTGACGTATTTGTAATCAAAATATAATCAGCCGCTGCGTTGAAACAAGAAAAGCTATCGTTTTCTTATTTCGACGCAGCGGCTGATTATTTGTACGGCTACAGATATCACGAAATCGACTGTGTTCTCTCCATATAGTCCCTTCTAATTTTTTTCACAGGAACACTGGCCATCAGCGCGACTTCCCTCTCATCTTGATTCAGGTATACCTCCAATCCATCCTCGTTAATCACCATATAATTTGATATCACCTTGACCAGATCTTCTTTCAAGCGGTTCATCAGATAGGGCGATATCGTGGCACGGTCATGAACCAGAACCAACCGCAGCCGGTCTTTGGCTTGACTACGGCTTCCGGAATTTTCCTTGCCCAGCACACGATATAATAATTCCCACAACATAATTACCTCCCCCCAGTGCTGGGTCAGCGTATGCCAACTAAATTTTTCAGTTTATCCATCAGGGAATTCGACATATCCAGGTTCATTAATGGGACTTCTTCGCCTCTTACCCTCTGCGCAATCCTCCGGTAAGCTTCGCCCGCTCTGGAAACGCCATCCATGACTGCGGGTTCTCCTCTGTTGGTTGATACAATAATTTTCTCGTCCTCCGGTACCACACCGAGAAGATCGATAGCCAAGATATCGACAATATCCTCAATATCCATCATGTCGCCTTGTTTAACCATTCGCGGTCTGATTCTGTTAATAATCAACTTTGGATTGCGCAGGTCTGAACTTTCCAATAGTCCGATAATTCTATCGGCATCGCGGACAGCACTGACCTCCGGGGTTGTAACGACAATTGCTTTGTCCGCACCGGCAATTGCATTATAAAAGCCCTGTTCAATCCCTGCCGGACAGTCGATCAGCGTATAATCAAATTCTTCACGGAGTTCTTCACAGAGGACCTCCATTTCATCGGGGCTTACTGCTGTTTTGTCTTTCGTCTGTGCAGCCGGAAGTAAATGCAGGCTATTGAACCGCTTGTCCTTAATAAGCGCTTGTCTGAGCCTGCAGCTGCCGCTTGTAACATCGACAATATCATAGACGATCCTATTCTCGAGGCCCATAACAACATCAAGATTGCGAAGGCCGATATCCGTGTCGACCAAAACAACTTTAAATCCGGCAAAAGCCAAGGCTGTCCCCAAATTTGCTGTTGTTGTAGTTTTTCCTACGCCACCTTTCCCTGAAGTTACTACAATTGTCTCTCCCATAACCAAGCCTGCCTTTCATCAAAAATAATTAATGCATTGTTTTACATTTCAGTTATAATTTACCATTGGTAAGTAAAAAATTAATCCCCTCTTCAGAATTTTATCCAATGTTAGCCCAGTATGGGCTTTGATCTGTTTCTGTGTAAGAAGATTCTACAATCTCTTTTGCTTTTCCTTTCGTAAAAAGGAAAAACCGAGGATCAAATTCCCCGGTATTTCTTATTTATATGACTATTTCCAGTCAAAATAATATTTAAATGCTGCTTTCGCGACATAACCCGATGTTTCACTGCCGTGTCCGCCATATTCCACCACGCCGGCAAACGCAATTTGAGGATTATCATACGGTGCAAATGCGACAAACATCCCATTATAAGCTTCTTCTTTGGATGTTCCCTTTGAACCGATCTGGGCCGTACCGGTCTTGCCGCCGCCGGTGAACTCCGGTATATCTCTGAAAAGCCAGGCTGCAGTCCCTTGGCCACTGGTTACTTCCGACATCGCTTTTTTGATCGTTTCGATATTTTGTTGGGAAACAGAAACTTCGTTTAGAACTTCCGGCTGGTTCTGCTGGACAACTTTCCCGGTTACTGGGTCAAGAATTTTGTCTACAACATAAGGTTTGTAATGTTTTCCGCCATTAACGATGGTCGCAACATAGTTAGCCATCTGAAGAATTGAATAGTGGTTTGCTCCTTGACCAATCGAACTGTTAAAACTGTCATATAACCGCCAGTTTACAAACTCATTAATGTTATTTTTATATTCCTGTTCAGCCTGAATAATTTCGTCTTCTTTATCACGCTGAAGCTTATCTTTCTCATTCTGATCTTTTGTGCTGGCTAGAAGCTGAGCATATTTGTCCTCAATTTCCTGAAGCTTTTCTTCTCTTTTCTTATCGTAATAAGGTTTATAATAAGATTTTTTCCAGGCTGGAGAAGGCACATTCCCTTCTGCTTCATACGGTAAATCAATACCGCTGTTAACACCTAAGCCAAATTCATTGGCAATTTTCTTGATCAATTCGGGATCTCTTTCAAAAACCCTGCGGCCAACAATCTGGAAATAGATATTGGAAGAATGTGCAAGGCCGCTATAAAGGTTCACCCTGCCAAAATTATTCCCCCCCCACTCGGCAACCCCTGCACTTTGCACATCCGGGGACCCCAGCGAAGACAGGGTATCCATAAAAGTATCGTCCGGCGTAACAACACCAGCTTCCAGAGCGGCCATTCCGGTAATCATCTTAAAAGTCGAACCTGGAGGATACGTACCGGTCAGCGCCCGGTTGAATGACGCGGCATCTTCACTGCTGAAATATTTTTGAGCAGTTTCCTCCGAAATTGTCCCGATCAGGTCATTCGGATCCATGAAAGGACGGGAAGCCATGGCCAATATTTTGCCTGTATTTACATCGATGACCACCGCCGCACCGGCTTGGGCATCGGGATGGGTCTTCTGAATATCCTTGATCACTCTGTCCAGTTCGTTTTCCACGACACGCTGCATCTTGCTGTCGACGGTCAGCTGCAAGGTATAACCTGCCTGGGCTTCTTGAAGTGTTTCTTTGTCAATTGGTCTCGCGTTGCTGTCGACGCTGACAATTTCTACGCCATGACTGCCGCGCAGCCATGTATCATAACTTTTTTCCACACCCATTTTCCCCACCAGATCACCCTGAGTATAGTGATATTCGTCATCATCGGACACTGTCTGCTCATTGAATTGTTCAATTTCACTCTCGCTTATTTCCCGGACATAGCCCAAGACCTGGCCAAGCAGTGTATTTTGCGGATAAACTCTTTCCGCTATCGGTTCAATGCTGACGCCGGGCAGCTCATTGCTGTGCTCAGCGATAATCGCTTGTAGTTCTTTCGGTACATCTTCCAGAATGACAACCTTCTTGTAGCTCTTCCATTGCTGGTTACGGATCATCACCAAAAGATCCTCGGTAATCAATTCTACCGATTGGTTTGGATAAGGCCAGTACGGTTTAATATATACCGCAAGGTCAGCGACCACATCTTTCCAGTTGGCGTTTACTTTCTGCAGGTCGGTCCAGTCCATGCTCAGCGCAAACTTCGGTACGCTTTGGGCCAAAAGAATATTATTTTTATCCACAATCTCCCCACGGACCGCGGACGTCGTGACCGTTTTCATCACGTTACCGGCCGCCAGGTTCGAGTAATAAGAGGCTTTGGCAATCT is from Dehalobacter sp. 12DCB1 and encodes:
- the mrdA gene encoding penicillin-binding protein 2: MEERERQPYQRRLTGLSVVVVLLFLILGFNLWWLQIAKASYYSNLAAGNVMKTVTTSAVRGEIVDKNNILLAQSVPKFALSMDWTDLQKVNANWKDVVADLAVYIKPYWPYPNQSVELITEDLLVMIRNQQWKSYKKVVILEDVPKELQAIIAEHSNELPGVSIEPIAERVYPQNTLLGQVLGYVREISESEIEQFNEQTVSDDDEYHYTQGDLVGKMGVEKSYDTWLRGSHGVEIVSVDSNARPIDKETLQEAQAGYTLQLTVDSKMQRVVENELDRVIKDIQKTHPDAQAGAAVVIDVNTGKILAMASRPFMDPNDLIGTISEETAQKYFSSEDAASFNRALTGTYPPGSTFKMITGMAALEAGVVTPDDTFMDTLSSLGSPDVQSAGVAEWGGNNFGRVNLYSGLAHSSNIYFQIVGRRVFERDPELIKKIANEFGLGVNSGIDLPYEAEGNVPSPAWKKSYYKPYYDKKREEKLQEIEDKYAQLLASTKDQNEKDKLQRDKEDEIIQAEQEYKNNINEFVNWRLYDSFNSSIGQGANHYSILQMANYVATIVNGGKHYKPYVVDKILDPVTGKVVQQNQPEVLNEVSVSQQNIETIKKAMSEVTSGQGTAAWLFRDIPEFTGGGKTGTAQIGSKGTSKEEAYNGMFVAFAPYDNPQIAFAGVVEYGGHGSETSGYVAKAAFKYYFDWK
- the minE gene encoding cell division topological specificity factor MinE, with product MWELLYRVLGKENSGSRSQAKDRLRLVLVHDRATISPYLMNRLKEDLVKVISNYMVINEDGLEVYLNQDEREVALMASVPVKKIRRDYMERTQSIS
- the rodA gene encoding rod shape-determining protein RodA: MIKERNWNFIRGLDFGMVLALVLLLGASLLILSTASINVMASDPYHYVKTQVVWIATGIVLAVIIAFTDYENYKKIGIWIYAFNIFLLLLVFAFGSEAKGAQRWIPITSTQSIQPSEFAKVLLIVTFASFLNEREGKLNNVKDFILPLLFVLPPTLLIFLQPDLGTAMVFGAIFIGMMFAAGANPIKFGAVIVGCIGTAIGAVALHLSTNLPGPLKFLEGLPLPLKDYQINRFIAFLDPAKDTSGDGYHVIQSVWAIGSGGIWGKGYQQGTQAQYNFLPEHHTDFIFSVVGEEFGFIGTSILLFVFCILLLRMITVATKSRDRYGVLIVSGVVSMIVFHVFINVGMASGIMPVTGIPLPFITSGGSSMWANMLAVGLVLSVSLRGERRMF
- a CDS encoding peptidoglycan DD-metalloendopeptidase family protein gives rise to the protein MDPFERWDDWEFEKAAREIGRGYRDDQEYIRSNWKDHRTYFDKRPSGGLLAGWNGSQKRVLLSAFLFLTIVFSASGEDFVSKGVYTVYQGGMNSGNIYAALNTMAKEAIGLQNTESLPVNSVKEEIFYPPVAGAVKVAFESKNDDGTISSGIEIESTLGTAVLSPQEGVVLEVSENEKFGKVIRINFGNGWEGFLGNFGDINVEQGEPVSMGKKLGTVGISSAREKPWLYLELQKDGQPVDPLTYLIQN
- the minD gene encoding septum site-determining protein MinD; the encoded protein is MGETIVVTSGKGGVGKTTTTANLGTALAFAGFKVVLVDTDIGLRNLDVVMGLENRIVYDIVDVTSGSCRLRQALIKDKRFNSLHLLPAAQTKDKTAVSPDEMEVLCEELREEFDYTLIDCPAGIEQGFYNAIAGADKAIVVTTPEVSAVRDADRIIGLLESSDLRNPKLIINRIRPRMVKQGDMMDIEDIVDILAIDLLGVVPEDEKIIVSTNRGEPAVMDGVSRAGEAYRRIAQRVRGEEVPLMNLDMSNSLMDKLKNLVGIR